A window of the Penaeus vannamei isolate JL-2024 chromosome 19, ASM4276789v1, whole genome shotgun sequence genome harbors these coding sequences:
- the LOC138864973 gene encoding uncharacterized protein yields the protein MSNTSQRSNIEDDGLDDPDDKKLTESYEAFQYRYEALLYRYEAFLYRYEAFLYRYEAFLYRYEAFLYRYEAFLYRYEAFLYRYEAFLYRYEAFLYRYEAFLYRYEAFLYRYEAFLYRYEAFLYRYEAFMYRYEAFMYRYEAFMYRYEAFMYRYEAFLYSASPKVQNADTKWG from the exons ATGAGTAACACCAGCCAAAGGTCCAATATAGAAGACGATGGCCTGGATGATCCAGACGACAAAAAGTTGACCGAATC ATATGAGGCATTCCAGTACAGATATGAGGCACTCCTGTATAGGTATGAGGCATTCCTGTACCGGTATGAGGCATTCCTGTACCGGTATGAGGCATTCCTGTACAGGTATGAGGCATTCCTGTACAGGTATGAGGCATTCCTGTACCGGTATGAGGCATTCCTGTACCGGTATGAGGCATTCCTGTACCGGTATGAGGCATTCCTGTACCGGTATGAGGCATTCCTGTACCGGTATGAGGCATTCCTGTACCGGTATGAGGCATTCCTGTACCGGTATGAGGCATTCCTGTACCGGTATGAGGCATTCATGTACCGGTATGAGGCATTCATGTACCGGTATGAGGCATTCATGTACCGGTATGAGGCATTCATGTACCGGTATGAGGCATTCCTGTACAGTGCTTCCCCCAAG GTTCAGAATGCAGATACGAAATggggataa